A window of Sutcliffiella cohnii contains these coding sequences:
- a CDS encoding DUF1456 family protein, whose translation MTNNDILIRLRYALDIKDMDMVQIFKLGGVDVTLEEVKKMLTKPKDDYDYEDIDEDEDFKRCTNETLEKFLNGLITFKRGPKPGQTGFPPLTREHMNNQLLKKVKIALVLTSEDIIDIIAEAGVTITKGEVGALLRKEGHKNYKECGDKYARNFLKGLAIKYRG comes from the coding sequence ATGACAAATAACGATATTTTGATTCGATTAAGATATGCACTAGATATAAAAGATATGGATATGGTACAAATATTTAAACTTGGTGGCGTTGACGTAACATTGGAAGAAGTGAAAAAGATGTTAACAAAGCCTAAGGACGACTACGATTATGAAGATATAGATGAGGATGAAGACTTTAAACGTTGTACTAACGAAACGTTAGAGAAGTTTCTTAACGGCTTAATTACGTTTAAACGAGGACCAAAGCCAGGACAAACAGGGTTTCCGCCATTAACTCGTGAACATATGAATAACCAGCTTTTAAAGAAAGTGAAAATTGCTCTAGTATTAACTAGCGAAGACATCATTGATATTATAGCGGAAGCTGGAGTTACAATTACAAAAGGTGAAGTAGGTGCTCTCTTACGAAAAGAGGGCCATAAAAATTATAAAGAATGTGGCGACAAATATGCGAGAAATTTCTTAAAAGGACTAGCGATAAAGTATAGAGGATAA
- a CDS encoding sigma-70 family RNA polymerase sigma factor: protein MFTERDVKKAIKGNKKAFAMIMEAEKAKIYRLAYLYVKNENDAVEIVQETVYKAFVSIHTLKNPSYLYAWLKKIAINSALDFIARQKKVTPIHAEIIEAMEAKEVAVESRLDLFHAIDQLDEKYKTIIILKYYEDLPNRDIAEILECPEGTVKSSLHRALHVLRKILREDCVNE from the coding sequence ATGTTTACGGAAAGAGATGTTAAGAAAGCGATAAAAGGGAATAAAAAAGCGTTCGCAATGATTATGGAGGCAGAAAAAGCAAAAATATATCGACTTGCTTATTTGTACGTCAAAAATGAAAATGACGCAGTAGAGATTGTACAAGAAACGGTTTATAAGGCATTTGTATCTATTCATACGTTAAAAAATCCATCCTATCTTTATGCTTGGTTAAAAAAAATAGCCATTAATAGTGCATTAGATTTTATAGCTCGACAGAAAAAAGTTACTCCAATCCATGCGGAAATAATAGAAGCAATGGAGGCGAAAGAGGTTGCTGTTGAGAGTAGGCTTGATCTGTTTCATGCTATTGATCAGTTAGATGAGAAATATAAAACAATCATTATATTAAAATATTACGAAGACTTACCGAATCGCGATATAGCAGAAATTTTAGAGTGTCCTGAAGGTACGGTAAAGTCGAGTCTTCATCGTGCTCTTCATGTTCTTAGAAAAATACTAAGGGAGGATTGCGTGAATGAATAG
- a CDS encoding DUF4179 domain-containing protein: MNSEKKQFQQRVEQIDIPEEKLTTAINEAMKKGEKAKSKFQRAKRYIYSFAIAVVLLLAIMGSGFISPAMANMLTHIPIIGSVFVHEDVGLKEALEKGLVFPVNQTIVDKDIPITITNVYYDQSRLVIGYEIPLDDEGAEVGILNYNITINGLTLLSSQSTGAAEDNKFKGLIQTSSTLPDSFTLQVSFNKVFNTMGNWDFTIPVFVNDDYEYYLVHSTIEDEGYEFHMEEMILTPSGTKITVNVHTPFARKEEELSFSIYGENGKKLELIETKLQKERDSKSGIEIWSGTVFFAPIKKDDKITIVPGYLSANKKLVELNRLSMNIDIAELENKILTNDILDLVHIIPDMRTYMEDKIVEEVAEQLQIELGEYLIAELSALDTKFSIEYQKKQRLVHGMVEPIALLKDSSGIIIYKKSSGENVVTVIENINNEWVIVEEKTFKGISFNDLEETYNNEF, from the coding sequence ATGAATAGTGAAAAGAAACAGTTTCAACAGAGAGTCGAACAAATCGATATTCCTGAAGAAAAATTAACAACTGCTATAAATGAAGCGATGAAAAAAGGTGAGAAAGCGAAATCGAAATTCCAAAGGGCTAAGAGATACATATATAGCTTTGCAATAGCTGTCGTACTATTGCTAGCAATAATGGGATCGGGTTTTATTTCACCAGCTATGGCAAACATGCTTACACATATTCCAATCATTGGTTCCGTTTTTGTTCATGAGGATGTTGGGCTAAAAGAAGCGTTGGAAAAGGGGCTAGTTTTTCCTGTTAATCAGACTATAGTTGATAAGGACATACCTATCACCATTACTAACGTTTATTATGATCAATCACGGCTTGTAATAGGTTACGAAATCCCTCTAGACGATGAAGGAGCAGAAGTTGGGATTCTTAACTATAATATAACGATAAATGGATTGACGCTCCTTAGTTCTCAAAGTACAGGTGCGGCAGAAGACAATAAATTTAAAGGGCTAATTCAGACTAGCAGTACACTACCTGATAGCTTTACACTTCAAGTTTCTTTTAATAAGGTTTTCAATACAATGGGTAACTGGGATTTTACGATACCAGTTTTCGTAAATGATGATTACGAATATTATCTCGTCCATAGTACGATAGAGGATGAAGGCTATGAGTTTCACATGGAGGAAATGATTTTAACACCAAGTGGTACTAAAATTACTGTGAATGTTCACACACCGTTTGCTAGAAAGGAAGAGGAACTTTCTTTTTCTATTTATGGAGAGAATGGTAAGAAATTAGAATTAATAGAAACGAAACTACAAAAAGAAAGAGATAGTAAGTCTGGAATAGAAATATGGAGTGGAACAGTCTTTTTTGCTCCGATTAAGAAGGACGATAAAATAACTATTGTCCCTGGTTACCTTTCAGCTAATAAAAAGTTGGTTGAATTAAACCGTCTATCTATGAACATTGACATCGCTGAATTGGAAAATAAAATTCTAACAAACGATATTTTAGATCTAGTCCATATTATCCCGGATATGCGAACGTATATGGAAGATAAGATAGTGGAAGAGGTAGCAGAACAATTACAAATTGAGCTTGGGGAATATTTAATCGCTGAACTTTCTGCTCTTGATACTAAGTTTTCAATCGAATATCAAAAAAAGCAAAGACTTGTGCATGGAATGGTAGAACCGATCGCACTTTTGAAGGATAGTAGTGGGATTATTATTTACAAAAAGAGTAGCGGTGAAAATGTTGTTACGGTTATAGAAAATATAAATAATGAATGGGTAATAGTAGAAGAAAAAACGTTTAAAGGGATTTCTTTTAATGATTTGGAAGAAACCTATAACAATGAATTTTAA
- a CDS encoding Gfo/Idh/MocA family protein, giving the protein MKIKVGIIGAGFGAKVHAPVMQSHPGFEVVSIASVGRGRLEEIKQETGVNLVYANWEEMLEKEELDLVAVASAPLLHHNMVLKAYEKGCHVLCEKPMAFNVQEAGEMIKAQEDAGKLGFINFEYRFLPARQKVKEIVASGKLGNVLHVNFSLNIAGYERYATSKRGWLSQKDQAGGMLGAVGSHLIDSLLWWTDKKVESVSGQLTTHVPEFVDENGEKEVRTADDAFQAFGNFVGGGTFNIGSNIAVRHADGWALEIFGAEGTLKMSQDDKVLLGLENSPLEEVEIESALSIPEGMNAVAAGYYNAFYRSIDQLYKAVSDGDIHPHLPTLKAGQKVQTMMDAIKKSHEEKRVISIE; this is encoded by the coding sequence ATGAAAATAAAAGTAGGTATTATCGGAGCGGGTTTTGGTGCGAAAGTACATGCACCAGTTATGCAAAGTCATCCAGGTTTTGAAGTTGTTTCGATTGCAAGTGTTGGAAGAGGAAGGCTAGAAGAAATTAAACAAGAAACAGGTGTTAACCTTGTGTACGCTAATTGGGAGGAAATGCTCGAGAAGGAAGAGCTAGACTTAGTTGCGGTAGCATCTGCACCATTGTTACATCATAATATGGTGTTGAAAGCATACGAAAAGGGATGTCACGTCTTGTGCGAAAAACCGATGGCATTTAATGTGCAGGAAGCCGGGGAGATGATTAAAGCTCAGGAAGATGCAGGAAAGTTAGGGTTCATAAATTTTGAGTATCGATTCTTACCGGCACGACAAAAGGTAAAAGAAATAGTAGCGAGCGGTAAACTTGGAAATGTGCTCCATGTTAATTTCTCATTAAACATTGCCGGATATGAGCGGTACGCCACAAGTAAAAGAGGCTGGCTAAGTCAAAAAGACCAAGCAGGAGGAATGCTAGGGGCAGTAGGTTCTCATTTAATCGATTCGTTACTATGGTGGACGGATAAAAAAGTAGAATCGGTTTCTGGTCAATTAACTACGCATGTACCCGAGTTTGTAGATGAAAATGGAGAAAAAGAAGTAAGAACAGCTGATGATGCTTTCCAAGCGTTTGGCAACTTTGTTGGTGGTGGAACATTTAACATCGGTTCTAACATTGCAGTTCGCCATGCAGATGGCTGGGCGTTAGAAATTTTTGGAGCAGAAGGCACATTAAAAATGTCCCAAGATGATAAAGTGTTGCTCGGTTTAGAAAATAGTCCGTTAGAGGAGGTAGAAATAGAAAGTGCGCTCTCCATTCCAGAGGGGATGAACGCAGTCGCGGCAGGCTATTACAATGCCTTCTATCGTTCAATTGATCAATTATATAAAGCGGTGTCAGACGGAGATATTCATCCACACTTGCCTACTTTAAAGGCAGGACAAAAAGTGCAAACTATGATGGATGCAATTAAAAAATCTCATGAAGAAAAAAGAGTAATAAGTATAGAGTAG
- a CDS encoding MFS transporter, producing the protein MDKQNNKFRWIVFASVLFTYALMASQRTAPGLITDQIMIDFNITATTIGLLTSIQFFVYTGLQIPMGILVDRYGPNFFLINGALLTGLGTIIYSVGTHEYVLFIARVLTGTGDATIWVSMVLILGQWFNAKEFTRLIGVAAMTGSLGFLLATVPFSLLITLLGWRLAFFSSGLLLCICAVLLYFVLIKKPKHSLFRKKEIQQEKTIALLKRIFSNRQAWALFCCHFGIVGTYVGFISSWGVPYGMSMYGMTRADASQLIMIGLIGALIGAPLGSWISSKLEAIKRPYIVVHLILIISWAIFLLFNGSPPFVLLIILFFIIGLAYGANALTFALARQTFPIGEAGIVSGFANTGGFLSAVLLPSIFGKILDYFQAVSGSIVNGYYYGFITPVIFSCIGLIGVLLAVEKRHEESIVES; encoded by the coding sequence TTGGACAAACAAAATAATAAGTTTAGATGGATTGTATTTGCTTCTGTCCTATTCACTTATGCGCTTATGGCGAGCCAACGAACCGCACCAGGATTAATTACCGATCAAATCATGATTGATTTTAACATTACTGCCACAACGATTGGTTTATTAACAAGTATTCAATTTTTCGTTTACACTGGTTTGCAAATTCCGATGGGTATTTTAGTCGATCGGTACGGACCTAACTTTTTCCTTATAAACGGTGCCCTTCTAACAGGTTTAGGTACAATCATTTACAGTGTCGGTACACATGAATATGTTTTATTTATTGCTAGAGTACTAACCGGAACGGGAGACGCTACGATATGGGTTAGTATGGTACTTATTTTAGGGCAATGGTTTAATGCAAAAGAGTTTACACGATTAATCGGGGTAGCAGCGATGACCGGAAGTCTCGGTTTTCTTTTAGCAACGGTCCCTTTCTCCTTACTTATTACGTTACTAGGTTGGCGACTAGCGTTTTTTTCGTCAGGACTGCTGTTATGCATATGTGCCGTGCTGCTTTATTTTGTTCTTATAAAGAAACCGAAACATTCATTATTTAGAAAAAAAGAAATACAACAAGAGAAAACAATTGCCCTTCTTAAAAGAATATTTTCCAATCGGCAAGCATGGGCTTTATTTTGTTGCCACTTCGGAATAGTTGGAACGTACGTTGGATTTATTAGTTCGTGGGGGGTACCGTATGGCATGAGCATGTACGGAATGACTCGCGCAGATGCAAGTCAACTCATTATGATTGGATTAATTGGCGCACTAATTGGTGCACCTCTAGGTAGTTGGATTAGTAGTAAATTAGAAGCTATTAAAAGGCCATATATTGTCGTACACCTTATCCTCATTATAAGTTGGGCTATTTTTCTACTATTTAACGGAAGCCCGCCGTTTGTCCTATTAATTATTTTGTTTTTTATTATCGGCCTTGCATACGGAGCAAACGCCTTAACTTTTGCACTCGCTCGACAAACTTTTCCTATCGGAGAAGCCGGTATCGTATCAGGGTTTGCCAATACTGGTGGATTTCTTAGTGCTGTTTTACTACCTAGCATTTTCGGTAAAATTCTAGATTATTTTCAAGCAGTTTCGGGAAGCATCGTTAATGGGTATTACTACGGTTTTATTACTCCCGTTATATTCTCCTGCATTGGATTAATCGGTGTGCTTCTCGCAGTGGAAAAGCGCCATGAGGAAAGCATTGTAGAAAGTTAA
- a CDS encoding dihydroorotate dehydrogenase translates to MPDWSYHGIFKPILSALPPTLSREFIHRGMNVIASLPFGMGSHVINFLGREESSPLLHKKLNTVEFVNPIGLSGKIDPLLSGTKAFSNLGFGFLEIGPVTVEKTDKFTDPIFNRKENEIIFPTRAESIGVEETIKKLSALRKKQPIFARLSGSFEELEYMISKLEKYVEGFILEIAEPTLLSKTKKPIYLAIDGINVELLTKIDSFSGVVIEEDVVENVKKLRGKGYEHTIITVGGVSEPQHALNILDAGADLVIVSDGYVFSGPGLTKRINEALLDRIQYTPPPQSGWFAYWLFGLFIVIGGLLALTFSMTTVILPYDEFFLEMSRQSISSFNERIMLFMAHDRMTLAGTMISGGILYMQLAKFGVKKGLKWAKQAIDAAAIVGFLGIFAFIGYGYFDWLHLLFWLVLLPVYIYGFVKTKNIAGTPASANRNNDAVWKRAIYGQLAFVLLGFAFVLGGIVISSIGVSTIFVSTDLAYICMTPEMMNAFNENLLPVLAHDRAGFGSALLSVGLLVLMLSLWGYHQGNKWVWWTYFIGGLPAFIAGIYVHFAIGYTTFIHLLPAYVALLLYVLGLALSFTFLHKKHN, encoded by the coding sequence ATGCCAGATTGGTCCTATCACGGAATTTTTAAACCGATACTATCTGCATTACCTCCAACTTTATCGCGAGAATTTATACACAGAGGGATGAACGTAATAGCATCTCTTCCATTTGGTATGGGCTCACATGTAATCAATTTTTTAGGAAGAGAAGAAAGTTCACCTTTATTACATAAAAAACTAAACACGGTGGAATTTGTTAATCCGATTGGACTGTCTGGAAAGATAGACCCTTTATTGTCAGGAACAAAAGCCTTTTCGAATTTAGGGTTCGGTTTTTTAGAGATAGGGCCAGTTACAGTAGAGAAGACAGATAAGTTTACAGATCCAATCTTTAATAGGAAAGAAAATGAAATTATTTTTCCGACTAGGGCTGAATCGATTGGTGTAGAAGAAACGATAAAAAAGCTAAGTGCATTAAGAAAAAAACAACCGATTTTCGCTCGCTTATCTGGAAGCTTTGAAGAGCTGGAATACATGATAAGTAAGCTCGAAAAATATGTAGAAGGCTTTATTTTAGAAATAGCGGAGCCGACATTATTAAGTAAAACTAAAAAGCCGATTTATTTGGCCATTGATGGCATAAATGTAGAATTGTTAACAAAAATAGATAGTTTTTCCGGTGTTGTCATTGAAGAGGATGTAGTCGAGAATGTAAAGAAGCTTAGGGGAAAGGGTTACGAACATACAATCATAACGGTTGGTGGAGTAAGTGAGCCCCAACATGCTTTAAATATTTTAGATGCTGGTGCAGATTTAGTGATCGTTTCAGATGGTTATGTATTTAGTGGTCCTGGTTTAACGAAAAGAATCAATGAAGCGTTGCTAGATCGAATTCAATATACACCACCACCACAATCAGGATGGTTCGCATATTGGTTGTTTGGTTTGTTTATTGTCATCGGTGGCTTGCTTGCCCTCACTTTTAGTATGACAACGGTAATTTTACCGTACGATGAGTTTTTCCTAGAGATGAGTAGGCAGTCCATCTCGTCGTTTAATGAGCGAATAATGTTATTTATGGCTCATGACCGGATGACGCTTGCTGGGACGATGATTTCAGGTGGTATTTTATACATGCAGCTCGCAAAGTTCGGCGTAAAGAAAGGACTAAAGTGGGCTAAACAAGCAATTGATGCAGCGGCAATTGTCGGGTTTCTTGGTATTTTTGCATTTATCGGCTACGGATATTTTGATTGGTTGCATTTACTTTTTTGGTTAGTGTTGTTGCCCGTTTATATATATGGTTTTGTCAAAACAAAAAATATAGCAGGTACCCCAGCATCGGCCAATCGGAACAATGATGCTGTATGGAAACGGGCGATTTACGGCCAACTTGCCTTTGTTTTATTAGGTTTTGCCTTCGTCCTTGGTGGTATCGTTATTTCTTCTATTGGAGTTTCAACAATTTTCGTTTCTACAGACTTAGCTTACATTTGCATGACGCCAGAAATGATGAATGCGTTTAATGAGAATTTATTGCCCGTACTTGCACATGACCGAGCTGGTTTTGGCAGTGCTTTATTAAGTGTCGGACTATTAGTGTTAATGCTGTCCCTTTGGGGATATCACCAAGGAAACAAGTGGGTTTGGTGGACGTATTTCATTGGGGGATTACCAGCGTTTATTGCAGGAATTTACGTGCACTTTGCGATTGGATATACGACATTTATTCATCTTCTGCCAGCATATGTAGCACTACTATTATATGTATTAGGTTTAGCTTTATCTTTTACATTTTTGCATAAAAAACATAATTAG
- a CDS encoding protein adenylyltransferase SelO translates to MTKIGWNFDNSYVRLPQSFYKLHIPKSVSAPELVIFNSSLANFLGLNGEGLRSEEGIEVFAGNKIPEGSEPLAQAYAGHQFSHFTMLGDGRAVLLGEHITPNGDRFDIQLKGPGRTPYSRGGDGRAALGPMLREYIISEAMHALGIPTTRSLAVVTTGEPVARESYLPGAILTRVAESHIRVGTFQYAINFGDEGDLRALADYTINRHYPDVKEQNNPYLSFLQEVIKKQADLIAKWQLVGFIHGVMNTDNMTISGETIDYGPCAFMDTYDPATVFSSIDTQGRYAYGNQPYIAVWNLARFAETLVPLLHEDQDEAVKLAEGALSQFAKLFESNWHRGMRAKLGLFNEEEQDETLIKNLLELMEKNRADFTNTFRALTLDKIDVSELGQKEEFQSWYKDWQARLEKEGHSKVDVHELMKKSNPAIIPRNHRVEEALEAAESGDLTVLGKLLDVLSDPFAYKEEQGTYCKLPENPDENYRTFCGT, encoded by the coding sequence ATGACAAAAATAGGTTGGAACTTTGATAACAGTTACGTTCGTCTCCCTCAATCTTTTTACAAGCTTCACATTCCTAAATCTGTGTCCGCGCCAGAGTTAGTGATTTTTAATTCCTCTTTAGCAAACTTTTTAGGGTTAAATGGTGAAGGATTAAGAAGTGAGGAAGGCATTGAAGTATTTGCAGGTAATAAAATACCAGAAGGTTCGGAGCCACTCGCACAAGCATATGCAGGACACCAATTCAGTCATTTCACCATGTTAGGTGACGGGAGAGCGGTTTTGCTAGGTGAACACATTACTCCAAACGGAGACCGCTTTGACATTCAGTTAAAGGGACCTGGACGAACACCGTATTCACGAGGTGGTGATGGTCGAGCAGCACTTGGACCAATGTTGCGTGAATATATTATTAGTGAAGCGATGCATGCTCTCGGAATCCCAACTACTCGGAGTTTAGCGGTTGTCACAACTGGGGAGCCTGTCGCACGTGAATCTTACTTACCTGGTGCAATTTTAACACGAGTGGCGGAAAGTCATATTCGTGTTGGTACTTTCCAATATGCAATCAACTTTGGAGATGAGGGAGATTTACGAGCGTTAGCAGACTATACGATAAATCGCCATTATCCAGATGTAAAGGAACAAAATAATCCGTATTTAAGTTTTCTTCAAGAGGTCATTAAGAAACAGGCGGATTTAATTGCAAAATGGCAGCTTGTCGGCTTTATTCATGGTGTGATGAACACAGATAACATGACGATCTCAGGTGAAACAATTGATTACGGTCCATGTGCTTTTATGGATACGTACGACCCTGCAACAGTATTTAGCTCAATTGACACACAAGGTCGGTATGCATATGGAAATCAACCGTATATCGCAGTATGGAATTTAGCACGCTTTGCCGAGACGTTAGTACCGTTGCTTCATGAAGATCAAGATGAAGCCGTCAAGCTAGCAGAAGGGGCACTTTCGCAATTTGCAAAGCTATTTGAAAGTAATTGGCATCGAGGAATGCGGGCAAAACTTGGCCTCTTTAACGAGGAAGAACAAGATGAAACGCTTATCAAAAATTTGCTTGAATTGATGGAAAAGAATCGTGCAGATTTTACAAACACTTTCCGTGCTTTAACGTTGGATAAAATAGACGTTTCAGAGTTAGGTCAAAAGGAAGAATTTCAGTCATGGTATAAAGATTGGCAAGCGAGATTAGAAAAAGAAGGCCATTCGAAAGTGGATGTCCATGAGTTAATGAAGAAAAGTAATCCAGCTATTATTCCAAGAAACCATCGAGTGGAAGAGGCGTTAGAAGCGGCTGAAAGTGGAGATTTAACAGTATTAGGTAAATTGTTGGATGTTCTCTCCGATCCGTTTGCTTATAAAGAAGAGCAAGGGACGTATTGTAAACTACCGGAGAATCCAGATGAAAACTACCGAACATTTTGTGGAACTTAA
- a CDS encoding MOSC domain-containing protein: MKELIYFSIGKPKKMEYGDNKEIETGICKETVEDALLTKDGFIGDGVANTKFHGGPDRAVCVYPYEHYSLWEKEFGQKLPPSAFGENVTVTNMLEKDVHVGDVFQLGEAVIQITQGRIPCSTISKRNNNDPLLKRMVETGYTGYLCRVLQEGKVRKDSSITLLESHPKQLSVLFGNELYFHRPSDVEGMKRMLEVEEMAEVWKEKLRNRINAAMS; encoded by the coding sequence ATGAAAGAGCTTATATATTTTTCAATAGGAAAACCGAAGAAAATGGAGTACGGGGACAATAAAGAAATTGAAACGGGTATATGTAAAGAAACGGTAGAGGATGCTCTGCTGACGAAGGATGGATTCATTGGAGACGGAGTCGCTAACACAAAGTTTCATGGTGGTCCAGATCGAGCTGTTTGTGTATATCCTTACGAGCACTATTCACTATGGGAAAAGGAATTTGGACAAAAGTTGCCACCTTCCGCCTTTGGTGAAAACGTAACAGTAACGAACATGCTCGAAAAGGATGTTCATGTTGGGGATGTTTTTCAACTTGGAGAAGCAGTCATTCAAATAACGCAAGGGAGAATTCCATGTAGCACCATTTCGAAACGAAACAACAATGATCCCCTACTAAAACGAATGGTCGAAACGGGATATACGGGATACTTATGCCGAGTTTTACAAGAAGGGAAAGTGCGAAAAGATTCGTCTATCACGTTGTTGGAATCGCACCCTAAACAATTGTCCGTTCTGTTTGGGAATGAGTTGTACTTTCATAGACCTAGCGATGTAGAAGGCATGAAAAGAATGCTAGAGGTTGAGGAAATGGCAGAAGTTTGGAAAGAAAAATTGAGAAATCGAATAAATGCTGCAATGTCATAA
- the mgtE gene encoding magnesium transporter, with the protein MVKLDKQTFEEYTSQLVDAITKQDMPLFRELFFELHPTDQIDVLNTLTKKQRSIFYKYVNPKEFAEIFQGLSLETQTMYIGELQQNYAIDVLNYMHDDDVADFLGALPEKTKELYLNKMDKEDAQDVIQLLKFEEQTAGAIMTTEFVSISSTETVKHVLEQLREEAPDAETIYYLYVVDSNQKLVGVVSLRDLIIAPLDEQIEEVMLSRVKHVETNTDQEEVARIFKKYDFLALPVTESEKLVGIVTVDDIIDVLEEETEEDFGEISAVRGSLDTKVSAFSAAKKRSPWIIMLMFLGLITAGVIGGFEETLEEYILLAVFIPLIMDSAGNTGTQALAVVVRNLALGNDRTSIGKMLKREFGTGIMLGLICAITLLILVPFIYPEGGLLLAGIVGVSLFFTLCFSTIVGATVPLIINKLKIDPAVASGPFITTINDIMGLLIYFSIATALLDYLPK; encoded by the coding sequence ATGGTGAAGTTAGATAAACAAACATTTGAAGAGTATACAAGTCAGTTAGTTGATGCTATTACAAAGCAGGATATGCCTCTTTTTAGGGAACTGTTTTTTGAGTTGCATCCAACTGATCAAATTGATGTATTGAATACATTAACGAAGAAACAACGTAGTATTTTTTATAAATATGTAAATCCAAAAGAATTTGCAGAAATATTTCAGGGGCTCTCCCTAGAAACTCAGACTATGTATATTGGTGAGTTACAACAAAACTATGCTATTGATGTTCTAAATTATATGCATGACGACGATGTGGCGGATTTCTTAGGAGCATTACCGGAAAAAACGAAAGAATTGTATCTTAACAAAATGGATAAAGAAGATGCCCAAGATGTCATTCAATTGTTAAAGTTTGAAGAACAAACCGCTGGAGCCATTATGACAACAGAGTTTGTGTCAATTTCCTCCACAGAGACAGTTAAGCATGTGTTGGAACAGTTGCGAGAGGAAGCTCCAGATGCAGAAACAATCTATTACTTGTATGTTGTAGATAGCAATCAAAAGCTAGTTGGGGTAGTTTCTCTTAGGGACTTGATTATTGCACCATTAGATGAGCAAATTGAAGAAGTGATGCTCTCGAGAGTAAAACATGTAGAAACAAATACGGATCAGGAAGAAGTTGCTCGTATTTTTAAAAAGTATGATTTCCTCGCATTGCCAGTGACAGAATCCGAAAAACTAGTTGGGATTGTTACTGTTGATGACATTATCGATGTTCTAGAAGAAGAAACGGAAGAAGACTTTGGAGAAATCTCTGCAGTACGAGGTTCCCTTGATACAAAAGTATCTGCTTTCTCTGCTGCAAAGAAACGTTCACCGTGGATTATTATGTTAATGTTTTTAGGCTTAATAACGGCAGGAGTAATTGGTGGATTTGAAGAAACGTTGGAAGAATATATACTGTTAGCCGTTTTTATTCCTTTAATTATGGACTCCGCTGGGAATACAGGAACACAAGCGCTTGCTGTTGTAGTCCGTAATCTTGCATTAGGTAACGACCGTACTTCGATAGGAAAAATGTTGAAACGTGAGTTTGGGACAGGAATTATGCTCGGACTAATCTGCGCAATTACTTTGTTAATATTAGTTCCGTTCATTTATCCAGAGGGAGGATTATTATTAGCAGGTATTGTAGGTGTCTCACTATTCTTTACTCTTTGTTTTTCAACTATTGTTGGTGCAACAGTACCATTAATCATAAATAAACTTAAAATAGATCCTGCAGTTGCATCAGGTCCTTTTATTACAACGATAAATGATATTATGGGGTTGCTCATTTACTTCTCCATTGCAACCGCGTTATTAGATTATTTGCCAAAATAA